Part of the Tamandua tetradactyla isolate mTamTet1 chromosome X, mTamTet1.pri, whole genome shotgun sequence genome, GGTAAAATTAAATTGCattgaattttgtttaaaaagatgCCTTGTCAGGTTCCATGTAGTTCAAGAGTTTGTCATTGAGAGGGCCATTGGGTGACTTAGTGTAACAACCGATGGTTGTCACCTCTATCTGATAATAAAACTTAAGTTAAGGAGGTCCCCCAAGCATTCTTAAAACACACCTTGGGGAACTACCGCCCACCTCTTTATGAATTTCTGCCGTTATTTGGCAAAAATGGGCACCAAtgatgctattctggagagacgGGCAGAAAGGTTCTGAGGCAGAtcaaattattaaatatcttaaGAAGCAAATTGCTCTTCTTAAGGAAAAAGCAATTTTGCAGGCAACTTTGAGAGAGGAGAAGAAAGTTCGTGTTGAAAATgctaaattaaagaaagaaatcgAAGAACTGAAAAAGAGTTAATTCAGGCAGAAATTCGAAATAGAGTGAAGCAAATACCATTCCCGTCTGGTACTCCACTGCAAGGTAATTCTACACTTTCTGGAAATGTGATACAATCTATATCAATAGCAACCATATCTTCTGGTGTCAGTGAACAGATAAATGAAGgtagaggagaagaaaagaagatgaaagaggaaattgaaaagaaagaagtaaaggagaaaaacagCAATCAGTAGCAGAAAGTGCTGATTCTAAGCCAATAGATGTTTCTCGTCTAGATCTTAGGATTGGTTGTATCATCACTGCCAGAAAACACCCTGATGCAGATTCTTTATATGTAGAAGAAGTAGATGTGGGTGAAACAGCCCCAAGAACAGTTATTAGTGACCTGGTGAATCATGTTCCTCTTGAACAGATGCAAAATCGGATGGTGATTTTGCTCTGTAGCCTCAAACCTGCAAAGATGAGGGAAGTACTATCTCAAGCAATGGTGATATGTGCTAGTTCACCAGAGAAAGTTGAAATCTTGGCTCCTCCTAATGGATCTCTTTCTGGAGACAGAATTACTTTCGATACTTTCCCTGGAGAGCCTGACAAGGAACTAAATCCTAAAAAGAAGATATGGGAGCAGATACATCCTGATTTTTACGCTAATGATGAGTTGTGGCTACATACAAAGGTGCTGTCTTTGAGGTGAAAAGGAAGGGAGTGTGTAGGGCTCAAACCATGGCCAATAGTGgaatcaaataaaagaaaatgtttcagatATTGGAATTCATTAAGGAAAACTTTAATAacactaaaaaggaatatatttgtCACATGTAAAAAAAGCTCGCTTTTATATCCTTTAGGGATttatgaaatattaatttaaattcttcttttcatAATCTCTTCTCGTGTGCCATTTTGTCACATTATCAAATCACTAGTCCCATGGAACCACAgagtttataataaaatgttatatattttggtCTTTAGTCTCATGATTTAgttttttcagaattctttattcCATCTCTTCTGGTACTGATGATTTAGACACTCCAGTCaagtacacactcacacacacacttacactgTGCTTTTCATACTGTTTGATCTAGCATTTCACATCTTTATTAAAAGACATTTTGGGAGTGGCAATCTATCTAACATCACGCTGGTTTGAACTGTTATGTactctggaaaagccatgttcttttaatcctaatccagttttgtgAGGGCAGAgctattgttggatgggatcttttgattggatggtttccatggagatctgatcTGTCCacttgtgagtgggaccttttgattagattgtttccatggagatgcgactgaCCCTCTAATACAGGTCTACGAATGAGCAGAATGGAACTGATTTATCGACACTGAAATACAAATTTCATATCATTCTCATGTGTTACAAAATATGAATCTTTTAACTTTtgttaaccatttaaaaatgtagaagCTGTTCTTAGTGCTGGCTGTATAAGACATTACTTGGTCTGAAACAGGCAGTGGTCTACATTTGGCCCACAGGCATTAATTTGCCAGCTCTTGCTCTAGAATATGAGTTTTTTAACCTGTACTGGGGTGAGTGTCATGAGGTCCTTGAACTTCATGAAATTACATGCATTGTTTTGGGCATACATGGATTTTTCTGTGAACAGGGTCTGCAGCTTTCATCTGACTCTCAGAAGTTCAGGACTCTGGAAAAGATTGAGAACCACTTAAGAATTCAGAAACAAGTGAATATATGAGACATCTTTAAGTGTCCAGACCAATTATGGCCATTAATAGTAATCCTATTAGGtacctttttctttaaaatgaaaattattctaCAGTTAAGTACATATTAACCCAACTGAAACCAAGGACTGTAATATAGGAATAGGCAGGATTAAAGTTGTGCTTATTAAAGCTGAATATGTAATCTTGCAGACTGCTTTACTTAATTGATGACTATGAGCTAAAGCTAAGCCCTTGAATGTTCAAATTCATGAAATGGAATAGTTACCCTGGGGCAGAGGCGgtacagagaaaacagaaatgtctatttgaaaatgaacaagaagCTCAGAAGTTCCTGACTATGCCCTAGGGTTGAGAAGGAAAGAGCTTTCTTCTTCTCAATAAACAGTGTTATGGAATGAAATGTATTAAGGACCAAATGACTATAGAAGCTACCATAGTAATTTCAAAAGTCAAAGATGGTACTATATAGTTAGTGGTGAAACCTTAAAAATGTTAACCATTTTCAGTAAGccctttttgcatttttaatatagaCCATGAATTAATTTGCAGCTTTTTCCATATACTTGGAGCATATAAACCACTTAAGCAGTTTCAAATGTATTCCAAACAGAGCAGAAGTTTGCCAAGAAAATTTCCCTGGTAAGTCACCCCCAAAAAAGGAAGGACGAAAGTTACAGAAGTTGGGAGGTACTATAAACTGCATGTACAAGGCTCAGTATTATTAATTGATAGGTATTGTTTAGTGATTAGTGATATTTTTTAATCTGGAAAACTCacccaactatatgacattctttCACTTTAATGGTTAAAAAATTTGATGGAGGTCCTTCTGAGTTCTGAAagagataaaagtaaaaattatccaGAAGAACTGGATGGTGATTTCAGTGAGAAATTTACTATAAAAGTCAGagagaaaccaaaaaaagaaaacaaagtacaCTGCTGTGTGGGTCAGATATGGAGTTTTACTGTCAGATTCTGGATAATTTTGAGAGGTCCATGGATTGTTGAACTGATGAAGTATCCTTATTGCTGAAGCATGCTGGGGTGGCTGCTTCCAAGAGAGACCCatcttattatataaaataaggtCAATTAGCTAATTCCTGGAGCTTCACATCTCATTCAGTGAGATgtgtgacatatatatatgtgtgtgtgtgtgtgtgtgtgtatatatacatatgtgtgtatatatatatatgtatatatatatacacacacacacatatatagctTCTTACATCAGTCAACCCTTGACTGTGCTCAAACTTTAAGGCATCTTCATTGACTTCATCTTTCCTGGTTCTTGCACCTAGTGTTACCTCCTTCCCTCTTAAGGCTCCTTCTCTCCCCACCTTAGTGAGTCTTGCCAGTTCTAGATTCTTTCTCTGGGGCCAAACTTTCTGACCTTCCCAACATGCCAATTAGCTAATTTGATAAACTCATCTAAGCTACGGTGCTAATGGATGAGTaccggaaggcgttttccttccaAGTAGAATGTGGTTTGTAACAGGCTTTCTGAAGCATGTTATGCTGCTGAGAATTTAAGTCAGAAGTGATGTGGGGTCAGGGTGGAGAAGGGGGTGTATTTTGCCCTTCACGGCCTCCTATTCTGCCTGTTTTTAGAAGCTATTCTGGTACATGTGATTTAGCAAGAGGTGTGGGTACAGCTCGACAGTGCAACGTTTACAATATTTTcttaatgaatgaaatgaaaagaaagcaagaaagaacgCATTCTATTAGTAATACACAATGCATTGCCACCAGTTACAACACAATGTTGCTAACCACCCTATAAAATTACTATTAGAAATGTTCTACATCTAAGCATAATTTGtctttaattcattaaaatgtttaGATTTCTTTTTGACTTTTATCTTTGATTATATCAGTAAGTCAATAAGTGTTGGCTCCTATGGAGGAGACAAGAGAACTATCAAAGGCATTATAACCCTGTTGGGAAGGAAAAAATGCCCACACATGAGACAAATTAGAAAAGAGCAAAGTAAAGTGATAAATCATGTGGTCACAGATAACAGCAGTGGTTACAGATAAAGGCAGTAACCACACACATCAAAGTCTTTGATACCagaacatttaaaatagaaaacctCGTAATAACTCTTTCCATTGCTAAGGCTTTTCTTTTCAAGTTTATGTAAAGAAaagtttatgttctagtttgcatcCCTTATAATCCTGCTATACGTCTCTTCCTGCCTAGCAGGGATGCTTGTAATATTTGTAGGTCCTACTTTTGAACTGTGAGTATCCTGGGTCCCCTAAAGGCAAGGCTTTGCAAGTCAGATTAGTTTGTGAAACAAGACCTctaaatttgagaaaataataataaaatgtaagcATTCCAGTCTCATTTTTAGGTAGACAGCAAAGAAGTTACTAAgtgctctttttttccttcttcctcagctCCTTGGCAGTCTAGTGCCAAGAAGAAATGatggggaagaggagggaagaggtTGGAAGAAAGGGAGTTTTCATGAGTATTTGAAATCTGCTTGCAAAGACAtagctgggggtggtggtgcccATATGTGTGATATCATTGGTGACACGGTTTTCAGGTTAAAAAGGAAGTGCTAGAGAAATCACATTTGAAACAGAAATTCCatcaatgaaatataatttgCTCAATTCATGACTTAAAATGAGTGGCTTGTTTTATCGGCTTATGGAGTAAATGTGCTACTGGAAGAGATTTGTTGTTTTGAAAGCAGCTCCTTTGTGGGAATTAGTTTGTGGAGACTAAGAATAAATAAGAGGAAACAATTGATGTTCTTAATATGATTAAGATTTCTGAAAGAATACCACCTTGTGTAATAATCGAAAGAGCCCATTTACTATTAACgattgctttttctccttttaaacatACAGGCTTCTTTTCCTATGAATCCAGCACTTCCGGCTAATCCTCCCATGGCTTTCGGTCCTTACTTACATCATCCTGGGATGAACCTGATTCCTGCTGAACTTTTACCAAATACACCTGTTCTGGTTCCTGGAAACCCACCTCTCGCATTGCCGGGAGTTGCTGGTCCCAAACTGATGCGTTCAGATAAACTGGAGGTATTTGTGTAGAAATAAATACTTATGGATGATAAGTCAAGAATATGTATGTTGAGATCATGAACCTCTCAGCATTCTCAGAGTCCAGctttttgaatgttttaaataagTACCCACAGGaatattaacattcttttttgttaaatatgtttaattgtgaaatatattcaAGAAAGCAATAACGTAAAAAGTATAATTACGTTACAGAAcagaaatctgttctgtacccaCAGGTTTTTAGCTTCTGGCATATAATCTCAGATAAATGTTcaccattttatttttgcaattataCCCTTTTATGAAGTCCATTGATTCAATTATATGGTAGATCAAACAGTATCTTAGTGTGCCCAGCCATAGACTGTGCATCTCCTTTGCTATGGCACAGGAAGTCCAGGTGGGAATGCTCCTTGTACCCAGGCCCCAGGTTTACTACACAAGATTGATGTGTATTTATTAAAGAGTCTCTACCTGCTAAAGCAATAACACTGACAAAAAAAGTAGACTAATCTCACTCTATATGCATAATGTAAATCTATATGAATGCAGGATATAAATGTCTCAgtgtctaaatattttcttccatttgaaGAATGGTTTACTGGATAATAAATATCCCTGAttcctaagaaaagaaaattgaaatgaaatttcaaataGCTTTTTTGCTTTGTTGAGTCCCTTAAGTCTTCCCTTAATTGTTGCATTTCATAAATCGAAATAACTAACTAGGTGATTTCTTACAAAGTTGGCTCCACTGGCAGCGCCTTGAATGCCTGGCAGTGTGTCATAATGAAATCTAATTGTACATGTAACTCAGACATGGTTCACAGGTTTGTTATGGAAAACCATCAGTGCATTGCTGTGTAATAAAGACTCATCttacatcttaaaaaaaataactccCTGTTACAAACAGCTAATTGACACTTTAGGCTATTACGTGGGGGAATAAAAAGTTGGTTTTCAACAACAGTTTTAAAGCCCTTTTATTTCAGTGTGAGGAAAACAGACAACTTTCATTTTGGGagaatggaattctttttttccctaggagAAGAACTTTTGTCTGTCTCAAAGTGAACATGGCTTTACCTTATCCTTCgccctttaaaatttttcctaaataaatgCCATAATAATGTACACTATTCCTTTTATATTCACTGGCAAAATAAATAGGCTAATCATCTGTCAGTCATCAAAGTGActgatgtgatttttctttttttctttaaggtttGCCGCGAATTTCAGCGTGGAAATTGTACCCGTGGTGAAAGTGATTGCCGCTATGCTCACCCTACAGATGTTTCTATGATCGAAGTAAGTGATAATACTGTGACCATCTGCATGGATTACATCAAAGGTCGATGCTGCCGGGAGAAATGCAAGTACTTCCATCCTCCTGCACATTTGCAAGCCAAACTCAAGGCAGCTCATCACCAGATGAACCACTCAGCTGCCGCTGCCATGGTAAGAACAAGCTTCGTCTTGCGAACTGTTTGTTTTAGGGGCAATGATAAACATATTCCCAAACTTGTCAATATCCTGTAACCATAATCTTGGATTATCATGAGTGCACCTTAATATGTACAACCAAAGGTATAAACTGGAAAAGAGAGACTCTTATCtatactatcttttttttttactaagagTTTCTGAAGGCAATTCTTTAAAAGATTTGCTGCTGATTTTAACCTCCTatgctctttctcccatttttagACAGGGAGGTAAATTAAATGATTTAAGCGGTAAATTATTTTTGAGTGGTTTTTATAGTCTAACTACCTTGGTGTTCTGAAAAAGGCAGACAGCTGCCTCTCTGCTCTGGGCGCTTTGCTAGAAATGTCCTTAATGACTTTTGAGAACAAGGGCTTTGAGAAATGGGATTTTAAATAGGTTCTCATTTCTCAAAATTTAAGGTTCTCTTTCTGTTCTGGATGGGTGGTTTCAAGGACAAAGGCGGCATCCTGCCCAGGAAGGGCTTAAAGATCTCTACATGGAAATGCAGAAATCTAGGAGAAGAGGCCTGACTTTTTTAGTTGCCTAGCAAGTCACTTTTGGTTAAGAGTTAGTTCTTAGCACTGAAAGATAGGAGGTAGGAAAGATGTTTGTGTAACAGTTTAGTGTGATAGGTTGAGAAATAGGAATTATGCTTGCTTAATAGTTGGTCACTGCTATCAATTATTCTGATATGTcgcttaatatttatttctttttactatcTGGGGCTTTCCTCATGTAATAGTAGTGGGTCATAACCCCCCATACAGGCTACGACCTTGAGGAAACTTTGTGCTCCCTGACTGAGAAAAAGCACCCACATGCTTCTGATCTCCCGAACCCCAAGAAATGCAGTGTGGAGCTAAATTTCCTCATGTACATAGATGGTTCAGACTCCCATCATAAGAGACCTTCCCGTTCAGAAGAGAGACGCTTATTTTCCAACATCCCTATATGTTTAGAAGGTTTGCCTCATTTTGAGTTGAAATCTCTCTTGCTGTAACTGGAACTTCCCAAAAGAAGTCAGTCCTTGACCATGTGCGAGTGACTCTCTTGTATTTTCTGTAGGGCAGATACCCCAAGTTTCTGAAACCTTTTCTCGAAgatcacagtttcaaaaaccGAGCCCTATTTTGGACTTGCTCCCACCTTCTCAATATCCCTCTTCTCTCAGAACTGCACCAGATTACTTTGTAAATGGTCTTAGCACCAAAGTAGAACAAACTTATCTTCTGCCTTGATCTGGACAAAGTACATCTATTAATGAATGTAAAAGAAGACTTTGCCAAATGTTTTCTGTGTTGGATTTTTTTGAAGGGGGAATTTTAAGCTATGCAAATAGCAACATAGCCAGAATGTTTCAGTGAAAATTCATGCTTCTGACTTTTTTTCTACTTCGGTGtttttgcagattttattgatatattcacataccatatattccatccaaaatgTGCAATCAGTATGTCACAGTagcatcacttagttgtgcaaccatcatcacactcaattttgaCCATTTTCAtggctccaaagagaaaaataacagatggacacacaaaaaggaaacccaaaacaccccattCCCTTACcacccccctattattgactcttAGATTtggtgtggtacacttgttaccGTTGATGAAAGAATCTTAAGTTTAACCATGGCATAGCATGCACTAGGTAATttccccccatataccactcttaACCCTCCAAGTTTTTGGTTACTTAAATAAAAAACACTTGGCTCTattaaaggaggaaaatattGTTTGGCCCATAAAAATAAAGGCTGTCCTACGCATGGACTGTAGAAGGAATGACTTGTTTGCGCCAATTTTGCCCCTATACCCGTGTTCAGACATGGGTCCTTCATATGTGTGTGTCCGTTTTGAATGATTTCAGGGTGTTTAGTACAATGCTCATGCACCAAATCAGCTCCAAATTTGCATTTAGAGAGCCACCTGTTACGTAGTAGGTCTTTAGTTGGTACTCGTGAATGTCAGCATAAAATTCCTTTCTGAGGAATTTATCAGAGTAGGGTGTTAGTGGTCAGGTCACATTGGCCCAGAGGAATTGGTTTGAGGTAAAACTAAACAAAGACGTCTTCACGAAAaagtttgtctttttaaaaaaatatattttgtgagGTTCCGAATTTAAAGGCTGTTAAAAAAGAGATTTTGCCCCTATTCATGTATATAGCCCAGGTTGACTTCACGGAAAGCAGCTGtatgcataaaaaagaaaattcgcAGGGAAGATATGTAGTTCATCCACAGCTTAATGCCTCTTTGGCAAGTTTGTGCATTTGCAATGAAATTCTTGTTGAAGATCTGCCCAGTGTTGAtaagcaaaatatttaataatagttCAGACACCATCTAGTCAAAGCCAAGCATTGATCTATCAGAATGGATATCAGCAGAAAACAAACATTACTTCTTTGACAAGGCCTGCCAGACGAATGCCCATCTAAGCCGTGCTCCAATTTGTAGTTTGTTAGGCAACACAGCCTTCGTTATGATTATCATTCCATATTCTGGGCTTTTTAGAGAAAGACCTCACCAATATAAAAGGGAAATCTTTTCAGAAACCGGACCTGTCTTGTTCAGGTCGCATCTTAAGTGAAATCATTTTCCCCgaaggtgataaaaatgttaaaaattgtaggttatattttataatttatggtTTTAGTCatgacctttttttaaaaaaaactatactttattgagatatcttcacgcacatacagtccatccaatcagtggctcacactatcatcacatagttgtgtattcattgccatgatcatttttagggcatttgcatcactccagaaaaagaaatataatgaaaaaagaaaataaacgtacacatcccataccccttactcctccctctcattgaccactagtatttcaatctacccaaattttttaccccttatcccccctattatttattttttgtccttattttttttactcacctgtccataccctggttaaaaggagcatcagacacaaggttttcacaatcacatggtcactttGTAAAATCTAGTTGCATAATTGTCTACaaaaatcaaggttactggaatatagtttaacaatttcaggtaccTTCCTCTGGCTACTCCAatacacataaactaaaaagggatatctatataatgcctaagaataaactccaggatcaTCTttcgactctgtctgaaatctctcagccactaaaacttgattttgctcatttctctgttccatcttttgatcaagaaggctttctcagtcccatgatgccaggtcctggctcatctcaggacttctgccccacattgtcatggagagttacacccctgggagtcatgtcccacgtaggggggagagcagtgagttcacctgcctagttggcttagagagagagggcacatctgagcgaAAAAAAgttctctagggggtgactcttaggcataattataagtgttcaaataaactgaccatgcaagttaaattagataatgtactacccaaaatataaattttgcaccaggctatatacaaatagctctgtatctcagaatttagaaataacagttagcactccagaatagatgtgactgctataagagctgacaggacactttacaataggccccaacctgataaccaatgctctcgacttcaattctccgaatttgtattttatagttAGTCCCTacgagtgaggcatgatatttgtctttttgtttctgacatttcattcatcatactgtcctcaaggttcattcacctagttggaTGCCTcaaaattcctttccttcttgcagcagctcagtagtccgttgtatgtatacaccacagttcccccttccgtTCCTTAGTTGTTGTATCCTTAGCCATTTCCATCCATTGCAGATCAGGAACACTTCCACCATAAAcacccagtgtgcaaatgtccatttgtgtccccactctcggttcctccaggtatatgctgaGCAGTAGGGTTGCAagatcctatggcaaccccacccctagcctcctgtggaaccaccacactgccctccaaggggctgcaccgctcagcttccttaccaacagtgcataggtacatctctctctccacattttctctatcacttgcttctctctgttcgtttttaaacagttttatttacacaaaaTACAATCTAACCTAaccaaaaaaatcagtggttcctggtataatcacatagccatgcctttgccaccacaatctatatgaagacatttccttttcttctgctagTCATGACCTTTGCCATCTGGTCCTCATTTATAAATTGAGAAATCATGTATCTCTGAAGCTACTTGGTGTGCATTCATTGCACTTTTCTAGCATTCTTAATTTAGGGGGGAAAAAACCCAAACCTGTCACACTGTTTGCACTGGCATCAAAGTTCCCAAAAGAAAATAGAGCAATATACTTTTTGGCCATTGTTATCCACGGGAAGAAGGAAATCATGGCATGGCCTCTTTTTGGCACATGGAAGCTTTGTTGCCCAGAACAAGTCTTCCTAACTCTTAAGAATATGTTGCATACCTAATTGTTGTTGCTGagacatgtttttaaataatgtgcaatttgctgagaaaaaaaatgtaatgtttaACTTCTCCAAAGAATATGATCCAGGGGCAAGTTTGAATATTATAAGCACTGTGGGATTTTGAACGTACTGTAGACATGAAAGCaggatttaaaaatgttaatgggTTTTAGAATTAAATGTTGCAAGGACTTAAAAAGCAAattatacatattaaaatatactgCAATCCTCTATAATTGAGAATTGCATACATTTTGCTAGCAATGGGTGGTatctgggtggggtgggtggcaggggaggaatgatttctttgctttcttcttaCATGCTGTTTGGAAATATACAGTTTATAGGATTTGAACCTGAAGTCCTTGTATAAACTGGACTTTTGAAATGGGACTACAGTATCAGACACTGATCTACCGACATCTATTTTATCACCTGTGTACCATTTACTTCGTGGACATATATAGAGAATTTTAACTTGCAGAAATCTGTTTCCTGCTGTATCTATTGCTTCTGCTGATCTCAGTCTAATAGATTAATGGAGGAGCATTCCTGAGATgttaattttatgtttgttttttttttttagttgtagaacatatgtcagagtttgccatgggttacaattccacaattttacgtttttacttccagctgttctaaaatactggagactaaaagagatagcaatttaatgatccagcatcatattcatttgttaaatcctatcttctccgtataactctaccatcacctttgatctttccatgagatgttaattTTGAATGATTATTTCCTCTGACAGCTTCTTGTCACATCCTGCCCAAAAGAATCCGTCCTTTTAGCAAAGTGGAAAAGCTTTTTTCCCCttgtatttttcttgttgttgctgTTTGGACTAACTAGTTATCTAGTGAGCCACTTACTCTCTGCAGTTGTTTCCCTAACTGTGGTGATCACTGCTTATTTAATACCTTACTCAGTTGATACCCTTGCAGGGGAGTCCCAGGCCATACTTTTTATAACTGGTGCTTGCTTGTTTTGCATATACTTTGACGTTCTTTCATGCCGTTTATTAATCCATCGCTCCCCGACAGGCCCTACACCCTGGTGCGCTTCAGCTGATTCCGAAGAGAGGGGCACTTGAAAAGACCAATGGTATCACCCCAGTCTACAGCCCCAGTGTTTTCCACTGCCAGCAGCCACTGGCTAATCTGCCGCTCGCGCAGCCAATCCCGCAGGGGCTTCCGCAGCCAATCCCGCAGGGGCTCCCGCAGGCGCTTCCGCAACCAGCATTTATCCCGGCAGGTGAGAACAGGGTTCTGGGCATTGCGAATTTAGAGATGTAAGCGAATACATTGCAGAGCAACTTCCCAAGAGCTTTTATGGGAGGAATGTCAACAGGTGTTTTGATTAGAAGTAAAACAAGGCATTTATGTTTGATCTGCTAGTAtatagaacatgtttttctatgaTTTTTGACAATTAATGGTTTTAAATCAATATAGAAAAAAagtcaacatttttctttttagcatttct contains:
- the MBNL3 gene encoding muscleblind-like protein 3 isoform X2, whose protein sequence is MTAVPNDKCWEDVHIRSFGRCTRDNCKYLHPPPQLKARLEINGRNNLIQQKTAATMFAQQMQLMLQNAQMSSLASFPMNPALPANPPMAFGPYLHHPGMNLIPAELLPNTPVLVPGNPPLALPGVAGPKLMRSDKLEVCREFQRGNCTRGESDCRYAHPTDVSMIEVSDNTVTICMDYIKGRCCREKCKYFHPPAHLQAKLKAAHHQMNHSAAAAMALHPGALQLIPKRGALEKTNGITPVYSPSVFHCQQPLANLPLAQPIPQGLPQPIPQGLPQALPQPAFIPAGPILCMAPTPSIVSMMHGATPTTVSAATTPATSVPFAPTATGNQIPQLSIDELNSSMFVSQM
- the MBNL3 gene encoding muscleblind-like protein 3 isoform X1, which translates into the protein MTAVNVSLVRDTRWLTLGVCKEFQRGTSSRPDADCKSASTPRVCHVENARVVACFDSLKGRCTRDNCKYLHPPPQLKARLEINGRNNLIQQKTAATMFAQQMQLMLQNAQMSSLASFPMNPALPANPPMAFGPYLHHPGMNLIPAELLPNTPVLVPGNPPLALPGVAGPKLMRSDKLEVCREFQRGNCTRGESDCRYAHPTDVSMIEVSDNTVTICMDYIKGRCCREKCKYFHPPAHLQAKLKAAHHQMNHSAAAAMALHPGALQLIPKRGALEKTNGITPVYSPSVFHCQQPLANLPLAQPIPQGLPQPIPQGLPQALPQPAFIPAGPILCMAPTPSIVSMMHGATPTTVSAATTPATSVPFAPTATGNQSRY
- the MBNL3 gene encoding muscleblind-like protein 3 isoform X4 — encoded protein: MEGRCTRDNCKYLHPPPQLKARLEINGRNNLIQQKTAATMFAQQMQLMLQNAQMSSLASFPMNPALPANPPMAFGPYLHHPGMNLIPAELLPNTPVLVPGNPPLALPGVAGPKLMRSDKLEVCREFQRGNCTRGESDCRYAHPTDVSMIEVSDNTVTICMDYIKGRCCREKCKYFHPPAHLQAKLKAAHHQMNHSAAAAMALHPGALQLIPKRGALEKTNGITPVYSPSVFHCQQPLANLPLAQPIPQGLPQPIPQGLPQALPQPAFIPAGPILCMAPTPSIVSMMHGATPTTVSAATTPATSVPFAPTATGNQIPQLSIDELNSSMFVSQM
- the MBNL3 gene encoding muscleblind-like protein 3 isoform X3, yielding MFAQQMQLMLQNAQMSSLASFPMNPALPANPPMAFGPYLHHPGMNLIPAELLPNTPVLVPGNPPLALPGVAGPKLMRSDKLEVCREFQRGNCTRGESDCRYAHPTDVSMIEVSDNTVTICMDYIKGRCCREKCKYFHPPAHLQAKLKAAHHQMNHSAAAAMALHPGALQLIPKRGALEKTNGITPVYSPSVFHCQQPLANLPLAQPIPQGLPQPIPQGLPQALPQPAFIPAGPILCMAPTPSIVSMMHGATPTTVSAATTPATSVPFAPTATGNQIPQLSIDELNSSMFVSQM